The genomic region ATTTTCAATTTCTATCGCTTTTTCATTCGCAGGAATTTTAAAAATATAATCAAAATCATTAGAGAAATCGGGATCGGGACATGCCATTAAATATGGGATACCTCGAGCGCAATACTCCCGAGCCTTCAAGGTTGAGGCTTCTGTAAGACCGATTCGATGGATGCCAAGGCTGCCAATAGCGATATGGCAAATATTAAAGAAATAATCCAGATCTTGACCTGTTTTTGCCCCATGAAATATTATTTTATTTGTGAGGTTGAGCTCATTGGTTAATTTTTTTAATTGTGGTATTTCGGTTCCTCCGCCCACGATATGAAGCGTAACTTTAACTGGACCCCCATAACTCCCCACCCCCATTATTAATCTATCAAGCCCATGCCATCGACTAACGTAGGCAACACAGAGTAGGTTGAGGGTTTCTCCATTAAATCGTGGCGGAGTCCTAACACTCACCGATGCAACGTCAATTCCGTTTCCAATCGTTATATGAGGTTTTTTTGGGTTACCTGAACGAGTTAATTCATATCGGGTAATCTCATTTGTAACTCCAACAATTCCATCCGTGTATCGACGAATAGCATTTCCATACAATAAATCATTGATTAGACCCAAATAACTTCGGTTAATCCAAAGTTCACCCCTCTCTTTAGTCTGATATTCAACAATAATTTTGCATTTTCTCGGTTGTTTCAAAATATTGCGTATTATTCTTGAGGGTGTGGGTTTTCTTGTATAAAGAATATCTCCGGTACCTAGCGTTCCAATAATTTGTTTATAAGCATTATCACAAAGGGTATTGCGCCGTATTTTACCTAGGATAGTATCGGGTGAACGTAATTCTAATGAGGGAATAATAATTTTTCTGACATGTTGTTCAGCTGGAGTAATATCCTCCGCTCCTGTTATTGAAAGAATTTCAGAATCCAATCCGATATAATTTAAGCACATTACTTGCGATAATAATTTTTTTTGTACACCGGATACAGCATTTCCAAAAAAAATAGCAACGTAATTTAACTTCATAATTTCACATCAAATAATTAGGTCATAGTATTCTCAATCAAATTTGAATATTTATTTAGCTTATCTTATCTCTTGATAGATAAATCTCATGGGCCATAATTTCCTAAAACCTGATCTCAGAGAATTAATATAAAAAATTTAAAAAATATTAATATTGATTATCACAACGGTGAAAAATAAAAAGAAATTTATCTTATTGTGAACCTGACTTATGTTTGAGATTAGATCGTAATGGCAGCAATATTATCAAATTTGGAAATAATTGGGGGTACTCTCAAACGAAATTTGATTGGAATACGGAAAGGGAGAACCGGTGGAACTAATTCAGCTCGCTATTGTTATTCTGTTTGGTTTAGACATTTAACATGGATGTTTCAAAATGGTATTACAAATATCCCAGAAACTGTCGTAGAATTTGGTCCGGGGGATTCAATTGGAATTGGGTTATGTGCATTATTATCCGGTGTAAAAAAATATTATGCACTAGATGCCGTTATACATGTTGATGGTGCGAAAAACCAAGTTTTATTTAACGAAATTGTTGAGTTGTTTAAAAAAAGGGCAAATATCCCAGATAATAGAGAATTTCCTCTTGTTCATCCAGTAATAGATGATTATCATTTCCCTTTTAAAATAATCTCTGATGATCAAATTCTAATTAACCTGAGTGATGCCAGAATTAATCAAATTCGGAAGGAATTAATCAATTTCAATAATATTGAAAACAAATTTATACGATATATAGCCCCATGGAATACTATTGAAGATATAAAACAAAATTCAATTGATATGATTTATTCACAGGCTGTTCTGGAACATATTGATGATCCTGCCGCGGTTTACGAAGTAATGTATAATTGGGCAAAACCGGGAGGTGTAATCTCTCATGAGATCGATTTTAAATGTCATGGTCTTGCAACTGAGTGGAATGGCCATTGGGGTTATTCTGATTGGGTATGGAAATTGATTAGGGGCAGATCAGATTATTTAATTAATAGATATCCTCATTCATTCCATATTCGCAATATAAAAAAATGTGGATACAAAATACTCTGTGATAATTATATGATGGTGGAATCAACAATCCAGAAAAAGCAAATTAATAAAAAAATGCTTCAATATTTTGAAGACGATGATTTGTTTATCCCTTCCGCATTTATTCAAGCGATTAAACCTACAAATCAGAGCAATTGATGCTGCAACTTCACCCTTTTTGTTAACGTTTAGATTATCGACATGTTTGTTTAAAGGAGATAATAGTGAATAAGCATCCCTCTTTAAATTATTTTTATATATTAATAAAAATATATTTTTAATTACGCTTTGATTAAGGTTATTTAATTTTTAATTAATCGGATCTCATTTTTTTATGCAGTTTCTATCATGAAAAAAACCGGAAAATCCGCTCATAAGGTAGTGAATAGGAAGTGCTGTAAAAGAGAAGATGCCCTAAATCCAATAGTGAATTGGCAAAACAAAGAGGAACAGGGCAACGAATCTAATAGACATCGTACTAAATTACCTTACCGATAACGATAATGGAATGCAACAACTCCTCCCCTGGTTTCTGAACGATGTGATGATTGAGGAAGTGGCTCAGCAGGCGGGAGTACCGCGATACGCGAGATCGAGTTCGCGAAGAGCGCACCGGAACGGGTACCGGCAGCGATTACTTAAGACAAGATTTGGGGAATTCATTCTCCAGAAACCGCAGTTGAGAGAAATCCCATTTGAGACCAAAGTCTTTGACTGGTACTCCCGGGCCGAGAAGGCCCTTGTGAACGCGATTATCGAATCGTATCTTCAGGGAGTATCAACACGAAATGTCGAGACGGTTGTCTCACATCTGGGTATCAACCAGCTCTCGGCCTCCTATGTCTCGAAAGGTGGTTGGGAACTCGATATAAAAGGCCAGGAGTTTATGTAGAAAACTCTCGACTCGTATTACCAGCATCTATTCGTTTATGCATCGTATTTCAAAGTCCGGGACGAGACCCGGTATATCAACAAAGCTCTCTCCTTGATTGTCGAGGTCAGGACCGATGGCCACCGGGAGATCCTGGCAGCCCAGGTAGCTGATGCAGAGCATGGACTTACATGGGAGGGGATGTTCTCTGACCTGAAAGAGTACAGTCTCACCAGAGTTGATCTGCTCATATCAGATGATCATACTGGTATCCAGTCGGCATTCAGGAGAATGTTCCCGGGCTCTTCATGGCTGATGTGTCACGTCCACTTTATCCAGGCAGTTCTCAGAAAAGTTCCCAGGACATATCACAAGGAGATCGATGAGACCCTCAAAGAATGTCTCTCGGATACGGATAAGTTGCTCGACTATGCAGCTTAACTTGATAAACGCGGATTTTCCCGGGCTACTGATACGATTCACCGGTTCCATCACGGGTTGATGAATTGCCGTTCATTTCCTCCCCGGAGTTTTGG from uncultured Methanoregula sp. harbors:
- a CDS encoding glycosyltransferase produces the protein MKLNYVAIFFGNAVSGVQKKLLSQVMCLNYIGLDSEILSITGAEDITPAEQHVRKIIIPSLELRSPDTILGKIRRNTLCDNAYKQIIGTLGTGDILYTRKPTPSRIIRNILKQPRKCKIIVEYQTKERGELWINRSYLGLINDLLYGNAIRRYTDGIVGVTNEITRYELTRSGNPKKPHITIGNGIDVASVSVRTPPRFNGETLNLLCVAYVSRWHGLDRLIMGVGSYGGPVKVTLHIVGGGTEIPQLKKLTNELNLTNKIIFHGAKTGQDLDYFFNICHIAIGSLGIHRIGLTEASTLKAREYCARGIPYLMACPDPDFSNDFDYIFKIPANEKAIEIENVVEFANCVLIDTDHPQKMRMYASKHLDWQIKMKKLKVFCEEIYHIHN
- a CDS encoding class I SAM-dependent methyltransferase, producing MAAILSNLEIIGGTLKRNLIGIRKGRTGGTNSARYCYSVWFRHLTWMFQNGITNIPETVVEFGPGDSIGIGLCALLSGVKKYYALDAVIHVDGAKNQVLFNEIVELFKKRANIPDNREFPLVHPVIDDYHFPFKIISDDQILINLSDARINQIRKELINFNNIENKFIRYIAPWNTIEDIKQNSIDMIYSQAVLEHIDDPAAVYEVMYNWAKPGGVISHEIDFKCHGLATEWNGHWGYSDWVWKLIRGRSDYLINRYPHSFHIRNIKKCGYKILCDNYMMVESTIQKKQINKKMLQYFEDDDLFIPSAFIQAIKPTNQSN